DNA sequence from the Chitinivorax tropicus genome:
CGAAGTTGGGCCTGCTTGGCGTTACATTGAGCAGGAAAAAAACCTCGGCTTCTCAGGTGGTAACAACATAGGTATCTCAGAGTTTCTGACTGACGAAGAGATTTCTCACATCTGCTTACTCAATAGTGATGTCATCGTCACAGATCACTGGTTAGATCGTCTTCTTGCAGCGGATGCTGATATCATCAGTGCAGTTACCAATAAAGCTGATAGTGAGCAATGTGTTCCTATTGACTATCATGTAGAACTCGATGAATGTCTGGACGAGGTATCGGAGGTTATTCGGGATAAGGTTTACCATCGTATTTCCGAGTTTGCAGATCGCTGGCATGGAGCCTGGAAAGGCAACCTTGTCGAAGCTGATGTTACATTCTTCTGTGTGCTGCTGACCAAGCAAGCGTGCAGCGACATAGGCTTGCTCGACGAGGTTTTTTTTCCGGGAGGCTTCGAAGATGATGATTACTGTCTACGTGCCCGGAAGGCTGGTTATAATATCCAACTTGCACGTGATGTTTATATCCACCACTGGGGGTCAGCATCATTTGGGCAGTTGCAGTACGAGTATTTCAGCACAAGGGCTCAACGCAACAAGGAGTATCTAGAGGGCAAGCATGGGATTGTGTGGCAGCGTAGACCTGAAAAGCCCATTGTCTCATTTGCTATGGACATCCAGTTTGTCCTAATGAATAGGGATCGTATTCCCCTGCAAAAGCAATTTATCGAGCTCTATTTGGGGAAAATTACCAATCAAATCAATTATTTCGAATCTGAATTTTACAATCTGCGGAACGCACTGGCGTCCAAGACTGGTTTTGTCGTGCCTGAGACATTGGCGGGGCAGGTGAAGGCCGCAGAAATTTTTGGTGATCTGAATGCGCAATGGGACGATATTGCACAGCGTGCAAAGGTGCTGTTGACACAGGGCAACAATGGAAGCTCGATAACTGACTCTATGGTGCCTGATCTTGAACATATTGTGATAGGTATCCACGACAGAGTTGAATGCAACTTTGCCATTCATGCATTTATTACAACGTCAAATCAACCTGACAATATAGCGACGCCTGACATACCGCCACCGGTTGCTGTCGCGCCAGTATTTGCAACTCGCCCGACAACTCGCTTCGGTAAATTTCTTTGGGTCCTGCGTAGAGGGCTGGAATTTATCCTGCAATTTGATGGGATTGTTTTCTTTGGGGGGTACTTTTACCCAGAGCGCCAAAGTGACGGTTATTTCCAACGAATACAGATTGTAGATCGTATGTTTGCTAATCGTTGGCGTGTCTACGTTGAGAGTGATGAACTGCGGGGGCGTAACATTTGGTTCGACCGTCCTGAGCCGAAGGTACTGGTGTTGCGGATCATTGGCACGAAGAAACGTAGAATGCTTGTCCGCTTGTTGGCACTGGTGGCCGTTTTGCGAAGCCGGAAGATCTACTTCCACAGCGTGCTGCGAATGTATGACAATCGTTTTGGCCGCCTGCTGCACTTACCTTTCATCCGAAAGGCGGTGGATATCCATGGTGTAGTGCCAGAAGAGTTTCGGATGCACAACGATTTCTTTAGCGCTGTTTTGTATGAGAAAGAGGAGAAACTTGCTGTAGAAAAAGCAGGTATCGTGATTGTCGTAACTGATGCAATGAGACAATATTTTCAGCAGAAATTCCGTGATGCACTGAAGGCGAAGATTGTTTCTTTCCCGATATTTCCAAATTTTGTGCCGATGCTCGCGTCACGCCCTCTGGTTGATGGCAAGCCTATAGTCGTTTATGCGGGGGGGATGCACAAATGGCAACAGGTGCCAAAGATGATTGATGCAATCATCAGAACTGCAGATAGCTGTAGCCATCGCTTCTATTGCCCCGAACCGCAGTTGGTGAAAGCTATGTTGCCAACGCCGGTGTTGGATATTGTAACAGTTGAGGCGAAGACGCATGCTGAACTCCTGGTCCTCTATCCTGAGTGTCATTATGGGTTTATCCTTCGCGAAGACATCATTGTGAATCGGGCCGCATGTCCGACTAAACTTGTCGAATACCTTGCCATGGGTATCGTTCCTATTGTGGATAGCGAAGATATCGGCGACTTTAAGGCGTTAGGTATGCGTGTTATCCACCTGAATGATTTTCTCGCTGGAAGGTTGCCAGGCGAAGCGCAGCGTGCCGAAATGGCAGCACTGAATTTTGGTGTCTACGAGCGCCTGAAGGAAGTACGGCATGCTGGTGCGACAGAGATTCACACATTTCTCACATCGGACAGCAGGGCTGGGGTTTCTTCGCTTTTGGAGTGGTTTCGTCGCATACTTCCGCCGGAAACTTTGGTGGGGCGGATGGCGAGACGGATCTGGCGTACTTTCTCATCAGAAGCGCTTACATCTATGTCATCAGCCAGTGCCAACACTTTTCAGGCAAGTGTGTTAGCTGACGACAAGTCAAAATGCTTGTCACCCTGTGATATTTTAGTGCAGGTCGACAATTTCGAAGCAGGTGGACTTGAGAACGTAGTTATTGACCTGAACAATACCCTCTCACGAGCCGGTTATCGTGTGGTACTCCTGGTGCTTGGGACTCAAGGTGTGGCGGTAAAAACTGCCCTTGACTTGGGCCAAACAGTTGTCTGTTGTTCATATTCGCAGGACTCGCATGCTGCCTTGCTTGATCAGTTGCAGCCGAAATTGATACTAGCGCATTACTCGTTTAGGGGAGTTGCTTTATATCACCAGAAGGCAATCCCTTTTGTGCAGGTCGTACATAACATCTACATGTGGTTCAATGAGCACCAGCGTCGCGAATTCGCGGAGACGGCAGCTATGACTACTGCATTTGTTGCAGTATCTGATCACGTTAGAAGCTATAGTATCTCTCGTCTTGGAGTTGCACCTGAAAAGTGCACCGTAATACCCAATGGTATCGATTTTGAGCCGTTTAATACGGTGGACAGTTGTGGCGCACGTGCTCGCTTGCGCGCCAAGTATGGTATGGCCGATGATGAGTTCGTTTTCCTGGA
Encoded proteins:
- a CDS encoding glycosyltransferase, which gives rise to MSNITKIGIVIVSYNASEAVRVTLASVRRAYNAAAFKLILVDNASEQSERVKIQAAMSRHISEVGPAWRYIEQEKNLGFSGGNNIGISEFLTDEEISHICLLNSDVIVTDHWLDRLLAADADIISAVTNKADSEQCVPIDYHVELDECLDEVSEVIRDKVYHRISEFADRWHGAWKGNLVEADVTFFCVLLTKQACSDIGLLDEVFFPGGFEDDDYCLRARKAGYNIQLARDVYIHHWGSASFGQLQYEYFSTRAQRNKEYLEGKHGIVWQRRPEKPIVSFAMDIQFVLMNRDRIPLQKQFIELYLGKITNQINYFESEFYNLRNALASKTGFVVPETLAGQVKAAEIFGDLNAQWDDIAQRAKVLLTQGNNGSSITDSMVPDLEHIVIGIHDRVECNFAIHAFITTSNQPDNIATPDIPPPVAVAPVFATRPTTRFGKFLWVLRRGLEFILQFDGIVFFGGYFYPERQSDGYFQRIQIVDRMFANRWRVYVESDELRGRNIWFDRPEPKVLVLRIIGTKKRRMLVRLLALVAVLRSRKIYFHSVLRMYDNRFGRLLHLPFIRKAVDIHGVVPEEFRMHNDFFSAVLYEKEEKLAVEKAGIVIVVTDAMRQYFQQKFRDALKAKIVSFPIFPNFVPMLASRPLVDGKPIVVYAGGMHKWQQVPKMIDAIIRTADSCSHRFYCPEPQLVKAMLPTPVLDIVTVEAKTHAELLVLYPECHYGFILREDIIVNRAACPTKLVEYLAMGIVPIVDSEDIGDFKALGMRVIHLNDFLAGRLPGEAQRAEMAALNFGVYERLKEVRHAGATEIHTFLTSDSRAGVSSLLEWFRRILPPETLVGRMARRIWRTFSSEALTSMSSASANTFQASVLADDKSKCLSPCDILVQVDNFEAGGLENVVIDLNNTLSRAGYRVVLLVLGTQGVAVKTALDLGQTVVCCSYSQDSHAALLDQLQPKLILAHYSFRGVALYHQKAIPFVQVVHNIYMWFNEHQRREFAETAAMTTAFVAVSDHVRSYSISRLGVAPEKCTVIPNGIDFEPFNTVDSCGARARLRAKYGMADDEFVFLDVGAINHQKNHLGVVKAFEIAAQVCTNARLVILGPCYEPVLLQEILAYVEIQGLQGKVLYCESAPSAHEHMLMSDTFVSATFFEGGPLTLLEAIAANIPVIMPAVGCASHFVGRKGIQLVEPVYDMIHFSGQIWEMKSTPAFEQRLADAMVSTWLNPARPDFSATELAMFEKGRAYESYIRLITEIITKGESVLEENSSALGLV